The Paenibacillus sp. FSL W8-0426 region AGCAAAATATTGGCGGTGAGCAATAGCCCGGCCCAACTCGCTCCCAGTCGAACGCTCAGGTATATGGCCATGAACGGCAGGATGGATTTTTGCGTCAGATCGGTAAAAAAGTCGGTGATGATGCGAATTCGGATGTTGCGATGCAAATCGGAGTACTTCATGGTATGCGTTCCTTCCTTGGGTCATATTGATTTCCCGAGTATAATGGATGAAAACCTGAAGAAAAACCGTAAAAGCATCGAGTTTAATTTCGTATTTTATTTGAGTCAGGGGAAAGGCAGGAAACGTTCAGTGGACATGATCGATCATTATCTTCGGTTGCGTTTGAAGTTTTCGAATGTAGCGGATGGGGAGAGTTGTGCGAGTACGACTGGAGAGCTTGCCGATTGCTTGTGCTGCACGATGCGCAATATGAACTTGATCATGAACAGGTTCATGCGGGAAGGATGGGTCGAGTGGAGCCCGGAGCGAGGGAGAGGCAAGAAATCAAAGCTTGTGTTCCGCTATCCTCTGCGGGCGGCCGCGGGAGAGAGGTTTGAGCAACTCATGCAGGGCAACAGGCTCGATGAAGCCTATGAGCTGGCGTCGCGTCTGCCTTTTGCGATTCGAAACGATGTGCTGCAGCGACTCGGCGATCACTTTGGCTTTCGGTCTGCGGTGGGTAGCGAAGGCAGAATGGATACGCTGCGCATTCCCCAAGAAACGCCGTTCGTGACGCTTGATCCAACGCAAGTGGCCATGTGGGCGGAAGCCGGAATCGTGGGAGAAGTGTTTGACAGGCTGGTACGTTACAATGCCGAACGGGAGCGCTGCGAACCGAGCCTGGCCATTGCCTGGGAGAGCAATGCGGCTGGGACGGAATGGACCTTTTATTTGCACAAGGGCGTGCGCTTTCACCATGGCAAGTCCTTGGATGCGGAGGACGTAAAATATACGTTCGAGCGGATTGCGGCAGACCGCAGTAATCCGTGCAGATGGTTGTTCGGGGATATTGCCGGCATTGTTGCCTACGACGAGCTCACGGTACGATTCCGGTTAAGCAGGCCCCATTTCATGTTTCCGGACTTGATGAGCAGCATCGCTGCCTCCATTTTGCCGAGAGACGTAGATTTCGATCCGTTAAATCCGGTTGGAACCGGTCCGTACCGTTTGGTTCGCAACGATCCGCAGCTGCTGGCGTTAGACGTGAATCCTTGGTATTTCAAAGGGCGTGCTTACATTGATCGGGTTGAGTTATGGCAGCTTCCTCGGCTTCCTTCAGGGGAGCCGTTGGTGGAATCGGCCATTAAGCGGGACATGTTTCCCGATGGTCAGGGGAGAGCCGTGCAGTATGAAGCGCAGGGCGGAGTTTTTATGACGTTTAACATGCGCAAGCCCGGGCCGCAGCAGGACCGCAGATTCAGGCTTGCGATCAGATATTTGTTAAGCCGGCAAGCGTTGAATAACGAGATGGGGGACAAGAATACCCGGATTGCCTATAGCCTGTTTCGCGGTCGCTTGGAGGAACAGTCTGCAATGAGTCCCATGGATGATGAAGGTGTGGATGGATCTTTGGCGAGGGCGGCAACGTTGCTGCGTGACAGCGGGTATGCGGGGGAAACGGTGAGCGTCTGGGTGGAGGACGGCCATAAATTGCAAATCGACATGGCGTGGTTTGCCGATCGGTGCGAACGCGTCGGACTAAAGATAAACATCGTGCCCGGCGATGTGGTCAAGGCGGTCTACCACCACGATTTCGGAGAGCATGACCTGATCTACACGGGGGAGTTGTTTGATGAACATGTCATGTTAAGCCTGCTGACCATGTACACGTTTCGAAACACGTTGTTCCTGATTGCGATGGACGATGCGTGGCGGGCAGCACTGGCGCTTCAATGCAGTAGGGTCGTCGGCATTCGGGACGAGGACGAGCGGATGCAAGGATGGATCGAGCTGGAAGAAATGCTGATCCGCGAGGCACTGCTGCTGCCCATGTACAGTTTCCGGGAAGAGCACACCCACCATGCATCCTTGCGAGATTACAGGGTGGTCGGTTACGGGATGCCGGACCTGAGGCGATTATGGGTGAAGCGCAGCCCGGATGCCGAAAGCAGGCAGGAGAGCTATCCGGCGTATATCCCGTTATGGTAATGAATCACTGGATGGATACCCCGCTTATGATTTCGGTTGTGGTTTATTTGAAATATGAAACCGGAAGTACATATATAGATGATTTTGGGCATCAAAAAGGGGCTCGGCCAGAGCCCCATCGTTTTTCGCGGTTCAGGATTGCTTAGGCTGTTTGACAAATACAATCGGCTTCGTGCCGGGTTCCATCAGCAAGGGAATAGAAACCGATTGTACATGCCCGTCCTCGCTAACTTCGAACGTCGCTGTCACCGTTAACCCCAATAACGGAAGCTCCACCGAAAATGTTTCGTTTCCGGAATAGGTCATCGGCATTTCCAGTTGGTTAAAATAGGTTTCCAGTCCGTCTTCCCGACGGCGAACGAATAGCTCGCCATACCCGGGGTTAACATAAACGCCTTCATAGGCAGATCCATGCCGTTCAAGGGTGAACGATGTTGGCGTCTCCTCTTTGTCGGTTTGTTCCGGCTCCTTGCTTGTGGAAGTGATGGCACTAGGAGCGATGGCATCCGTATCCTGTTCGGCCGGTTCGCCGCCCATGATTTTACGCATTTTGCCGCTCCAATCGACGACATCCAGTTGAAGCAGTAAATCCACGACGCGGAACGACGCCGTGTAAGGCACCACGCTGCCTTGCGTATTGCTGAGCGCAACGATTCCGATGTTTTGTTCAGGCAGAAAGGCCACTTGGGAAGCAAAGCCGTCAATGGCTCCGCCGTGATGAATCATCATATGTCCGCGATAAGGCTCGATGAACCAACCGAGACCATAGGTACACACAGGCATTTCGCTGCCTTGGAATGGAGAGTCGCATGGCATGTGCGGCGTGTGCATGACGGCAAATTGCTCTTTGGAAATTAAGGACTGGCCGTCGAATTGTCCCTGGTTCAGCTGGAATCGCAGCCAGGCGATCATGTCGTTCAGGTTGCTGTTGATGGAGCCTGCAGGGCCAATAGCGTCGATGTTGCGGAACGGCATGCGCTCTAACTTCCCGTCTTTCTCTATATACGGATAGGCGTAGTCTTCCTTTTGCTGCATGTCCTGAACCGAAAATACGCTGGACGCCATGCCTAACGGATCCAATAGGTACTGCTGAGCGAACT contains the following coding sequences:
- a CDS encoding ABC transporter substrate-binding protein gives rise to the protein MIDHYLRLRLKFSNVADGESCASTTGELADCLCCTMRNMNLIMNRFMREGWVEWSPERGRGKKSKLVFRYPLRAAAGERFEQLMQGNRLDEAYELASRLPFAIRNDVLQRLGDHFGFRSAVGSEGRMDTLRIPQETPFVTLDPTQVAMWAEAGIVGEVFDRLVRYNAERERCEPSLAIAWESNAAGTEWTFYLHKGVRFHHGKSLDAEDVKYTFERIAADRSNPCRWLFGDIAGIVAYDELTVRFRLSRPHFMFPDLMSSIAASILPRDVDFDPLNPVGTGPYRLVRNDPQLLALDVNPWYFKGRAYIDRVELWQLPRLPSGEPLVESAIKRDMFPDGQGRAVQYEAQGGVFMTFNMRKPGPQQDRRFRLAIRYLLSRQALNNEMGDKNTRIAYSLFRGRLEEQSAMSPMDDEGVDGSLARAATLLRDSGYAGETVSVWVEDGHKLQIDMAWFADRCERVGLKINIVPGDVVKAVYHHDFGEHDLIYTGELFDEHVMLSLLTMYTFRNTLFLIAMDDAWRAALALQCSRVVGIRDEDERMQGWIELEEMLIREALLLPMYSFREEHTHHASLRDYRVVGYGMPDLRRLWVKRSPDAESRQESYPAYIPLW
- a CDS encoding serine hydrolase; translated protein: MSIATNSTLLDGLDEYIIQQLQEWKTAGLAIAVIHNDEIIWKKGYGYRDVESKSEVTPETLFAIGSSTKAFTAATAAQLVDQELMKWDTPVKTYMEEFQMFDSMAAERMTIRDMLCHRSGLPRHEMAWYNSGRTREELIYALQYLEPNEDFRNKWQYQNLIYMAAGYLVGHIKETEWEQFAQQYLLDPLGMASSVFSVQDMQQKEDYAYPYIEKDGKLERMPFRNIDAIGPAGSINSNLNDMIAWLRFQLNQGQFDGQSLISKEQFAVMHTPHMPCDSPFQGSEMPVCTYGLGWFIEPYRGHMMIHHGGAIDGFASQVAFLPEQNIGIVALSNTQGSVVPYTASFRVVDLLLQLDVVDWSGKMRKIMGGEPAEQDTDAIAPSAITSTSKEPEQTDKEETPTSFTLERHGSAYEGVYVNPGYGELFVRRREDGLETYFNQLEMPMTYSGNETFSVELPLLGLTVTATFEVSEDGHVQSVSIPLLMEPGTKPIVFVKQPKQS